The following proteins come from a genomic window of Halictus rubicundus isolate RS-2024b chromosome 8, iyHalRubi1_principal, whole genome shotgun sequence:
- the LOC143356335 gene encoding LOW QUALITY PROTEIN: uncharacterized protein LOC143356335 (The sequence of the model RefSeq protein was modified relative to this genomic sequence to represent the inferred CDS: substituted 1 base at 1 genomic stop codon), translated as METRSSDKLFILDYYEQQIVGAKLPSNGQVLRVLFYNMRKVKLDLKTSATLVIKETEIFWEKARIPVKKTSDSIDKLKSLYQKWRTLYKSVNRRTAIQIQREQEFKDSLDDLFDIAYANALEMIKIEEDKLFLLKQREKEKEKRKTLREERTKTLQEQGQQSLVQETVQLQSSSSSSDEMTMNIPLGSGIGDFPLDSSIGNVPEGLQVSSDSEVEGDSNIPGPSDRKRRRGKVQVFSSKLVAALDACKISDRDAVRIIMATAESLGRNTNELIINRTSLRRFRHNFRADHAKHLRKMFGEINLRGITVHWNGAMLPTLDKKTVERLPVVISCNGVXKLLGIPAISSSSGSDQALAIFATLEEWNLTDHVEALCCDTTSSNTGRLQGACVLLEQRIERDLLYFPCRHHIYEIVLRGVFELKMPKTTGPNIQLFKKFQNSWPEINKNNYIPGTHDDYVLKQKKIEIFKNYTKMSHPRDDYKELLELAIIFLGGIPLGGISFKMPGAFHHARWMAKIISTLKIFIFRNEFPLNQEEYSSIRDTCVFLINIYIEPWILTPMAAMAPRVDLEFIKNIIHYKNVNEEISDVALKKIVNHLWYLSPENAALSFFDKKVSVETKRSMVQALQNVNNNNNYNDVAERAVKLMKDYNLTLCKNEEEKQFILQIVTDYREKYPKIDKTTLEQLRSTLMSLLQILTPSFPKCASFIDIYSADNRL; from the exons ATGGAGACAAGAAGTAGTGATAAATTGTTTATATTGGACTACTACGAACAACAAATTGTTGGTGCAAAATTACCGAGTAACGGACAAGTGTTACGAGttcttttctataatatgaGAAAAGTAAAGCTGGACCTTAAAACAAGTGCTACTCTAGTTATAAAAGAAACTGAAATATTTTGGGAGAAAGCACGAATACCAGTGAAGAAGACGTCGGATAGCATTGACAAGTTGAAGTCTCTTTATCAGAAATGGAGAACATTATATAAATCTGTCAATCGTCGAACTGCAATCCAAATACAGCGGGAACAAGAATTCAAAGATTCGTTGGACGATTTATTTGACATCGCCTATGCGAATGCTTTAGAAATGATAAAAATCGAAGAAGATAAATTATTTCTATTGAAACAGAGGGAAAAGG AAAAAGAAAAGCGGAAAACTCTTCGAGAAGAACGGACGAAAACACTACAAGAACAAGGTCAACAATCACTTGTACAAG AAACAGTGCAGCTACAATCTTCGTCGTCATCCAGCGACGAAATGACAATGAATATACCGTTAGGTTCGGGCATTGGAGATTTTCCGTTAGATTCGAGCATTGGGAATGTTCCTGAGGGGTTGCAGGTATCCAGTGACTCAGAAGTTGAAGGTGATTCGAATATACCTGGGCCGAGTGACCGAAAAAGGAGAAGAGGAAAAGTCCAAGTATTTTCTTCAAAGTTAGTTGCAGCTTTAGATGCGTGCAAAATCAGCGATCGCGATGCTGTTCGTATTATTATGGCAACAGCAGAGAGCTTAGGTCGCAATACAaatgaattaattattaatcgcaCTTCTCTTCGGCGATTTCGCCATAATTTTCGCGCAGATCACGCCAAACATCTGCGGAAAATGTTCGGAGAAATTAATCTCAGGGGGATAACTGTACATTGGAATGGCGCGATGTTGCCTACTTTGGACAAGAAAACTGTGGAGCGACTTCCAGTGGTAATTTCGTGCAACGGTGTATGAAAATTATTGGGGATACCTGCGATTTCTTCCAGTAGTGGAAGCGATCAGGCCTTGGCGATATTTGCAACCTTAGAAGAATGGAATTTAACGGACCACGTAGAAGCTTTATGCTGTGACACGACTTCGTCAAATACGGGACGATTACAGGGCGCATGTGTGTTGCTAGAACAAAGAATTGAAAGAGATCTTTTGTATTTTCCTTGTCGCCATCACATATACGAAATTGTGTTGCGTGGGGTCTTTGAATTAAAAATGCCGAAAAcaacaggcccgaatattcaactttttaaaaaatttcaaaatagttggcctgaaattaataaaaataattacatcccgggaacgcacgacgattacgttctgaaacaaaaaaaaatcgaaatttttaaaaattacacaaaaatgagtcacccaagagatgactacaaagaacttttagaattagcaataatttttcttggggggattcctttgggtggcatttcattcaaaatgcctggcgcatttcaccatgcgaggtggatggctaaaataatatccactttaaaaatatttatttttcgaaacgaatttcctctcaaccaggaagagtatagtagcattagagatacatgtgtatttctaattaacatttatattgagccgtggattttgaccccaatggctgctatggcgccacgtgtagatctagaattcatcaaaaatataattcattacaaaaatgttaatgaagaaataagcgatgtggcattaaaaaaaattgtgaaccatttatggtacttgtcaccggagaatgcggcgctatcgttttttgataaaaaagtttcagtagaaacaaaaagatcgatggtgcaagcactacaaaatgtaaacaataataataattat aatgacgttgcagaaagagcagtaaaattaatgaaagattataatttaacgttatgcaaaaacgaagaagaaaaacaattcatattacaaattgtaaccgattatagggaaaaatacccaaaaattgataaaacaacattag agcaactaaggtccaccctaatgtCCCTGCTTCAGATACTGACACCATCCTTCCCCAAATGTGCATCCTTTATAGACATCTACAGTGCCGACAACAGGCTATAA